CTTTCTTTTCAATCTCGGATTGTACTTCAAATGGGGATGGTGTATACTGAGGGATGTTGAAGGAATTAAATTTCTCCTCCTCAATGATTCCCTGCATCGTTAACATATAATTTCAATCACAGTAAGATGATTTTACTgagaatatataattttagattCTTTTGGTATGACTGACCCTTGATTACATATTAGTGTATAACTTTACATTGTTGAAGTTAGCAAGATTACCTCAAGGACCATTTCTTTGAGAGCCATAGCCAAAAGCTCCCAAATGTAGCAGCACTCTTTGCTAGAAGGATCTTCACTTCTCCTACCCAAAAATGTCAAAACCATGCGACCTCCTGTTACCAATTCCTTCGAGCGACAAttcaaaaaaaatgaaaaatctttTTGAAATTGGTCATAATATGCCTTGAGAACGCTTAGTGGGCTGTTACTAGCCATGTAAATATTTCCTTCGTTACCCTCCAGACCGTCAGGAACCTAGAGAAAAAGCAATATATATCAGTACATGATGAAATTACAGTATTGATATTAGAGgagaaaaagaatttaattaattaatgttcCACCTTAGACAACCACTGGAGACTATAAGATGAATGAACAAAATGCAAGCTATTGGTTGGGAAAAGCCTGCCATAGAAAGAACCAGGAACACCAGTGAAAAACAATGGTCCGCTTTCAGCTTTTAATTGTTTCTTCATTCTGTTTTGGAACTCTGGCAAGGACTTGAATATGGTGTTGAAATCATTCCCTGGAAGGTCATTCAATAACACCTGATATTCTGGTGATTGACAGCCCAAATTTCCACAAAGCTCATCCACTACTTTGATGAGTTCAGACACTGCAAATAGAGTGTTTGGTCCTGATGAACATCCCAGATCTGCAATAGCTAGATGTTTCGGCTGGATGCTACAGTAGAGATTGATCATTGCTTCCTGTATTATAGGCTTGGTCATGGATATCACCTTTTGCTGCAGTTAATTTGAGCTGATTAATATCTTGAATTATGCAGTCAAATATTTATGACAACTTTTGAATTTATCGATATCTTGAATTTAAGTCGTTTTACCATTGACTCAACTTGTGGATGACAATTTTCTATCGGTTAACCAACAATTTTCAGTATTTCGATTGGCTGGTTTCACTAGTATACAGTTATatgagaatatatatatatttagagaataaattttttgaagaaaaacaaaaaacaaaaataaaaccaaatattaattatatggaTTGAATTATTACCAATAAAAGTAAGCCACAAGTATAAGCAGAAATTAATTACCTGAACCGATGAGTTCAGAGCGTAGCTTGTGTCTCCCATTCCTCCATTCATGCGAAGAACTTGAGCAACTTCCATATCTATATATATGTGTCTCTTTAATTAAGCTTGATTATTGGGTGAGCTCGTGGTTTGCGATGAGATGAATCTGCCTCTATTTATAGGCGTTGGCGTGAATACGTTGAGATTGGTAGCTTCAATTATTGAgatacaaattatttatttatatatcaaaaatatatatatctatttTGGGTAGACTTCGTCTATTGTATCATAAATGAAACTGACATTAACGTAGCAATGACACCGTTCACACATGTCACCTCTGCTTACGTCACCTTTTTGGTTTCTGTCCCTTTCTTCGATTCCTTCGTGTTCCTCTTGCTTTTCACCGCTCGACATGGTGGTTACACACAGGtaaatttgtatatattttgaattttttttttttttgaaatgcacGCTAATTTGATTATGTTAAATTcaattttgtaattttgttgaatttaattaaaagttatgttttataAGTTTGAtttgaaaacaaataaaatttaattccatgaattatttatataaaagttaGAACTAAAgtccatttttatattttatgaaatttgaaaccaatttttaaaaattaaaataaacaactatttttaattaaaaatacccacataaaaaataataaattccctCAAACAACTACTTTCTATTTGTTTCACATTCTTATTGTTTTTTCATATATCCTTTGacttgctatattttattaatgcatgttaatatttatttataagtttATCAATTGATACAACTTATAaggtataatattttttaatggagtaaaaaaattataatttttaattttattatctatgtattttaaaaaatgaaaacaaaaaataaataattataaaattggagaaacaataacgaagtgatccagatactgactgaaaactctgttcatgaggtccatgaatgctgcaggggcattggttaacccgaacggtatcacaaggaactcatagtgcccatatctggttctgaacgccgtcttcggcacatcctcttctcttattctcagctgatggtacccggatcttagatctatcttgaaga
This is a stretch of genomic DNA from Manihot esculenta cultivar AM560-2 chromosome 2, M.esculenta_v8, whole genome shotgun sequence. It encodes these proteins:
- the LOC110607126 gene encoding S-adenosyl-L-methionine:benzoic acid/salicylic acid carboxyl methyltransferase 2 → MEVAQVLRMNGGMGDTSYALNSSVQQKVISMTKPIIQEAMINLYCSIQPKHLAIADLGCSSGPNTLFAVSELIKVVDELCGNLGCQSPEYQVLLNDLPGNDFNTIFKSLPEFQNRMKKQLKAESGPLFFTGVPGSFYGRLFPTNSLHFVHSSYSLQWLSKVPDGLEGNEGNIYMASNSPLSVLKAYYDQFQKDFSFFLNCRSKELVTGGRMVLTFLGRRSEDPSSKECCYIWELLAMALKEMVLEGIIEEEKFNSFNIPQYTPSPFEVQSEIEKKGSFSIDRLEVSEVNWDAYHNEFNLSDAFKDGGYNVARCMRAVSEPLLIGHFSFRKEIIDDIFRRYKAILADRMAKEKTEFVNVVVAMTKRG